TTTTGCAACATTTCTGGCTGCTGCCGCCGGCAAAACCAATAAAGAATTGATGATCAGTACCCCAACCCATTTAATTGATACCGTAACAAGAACAGCAACGATCATCATAAAGACCTGCTGAATGACACCGACCGGAATATTTTTACTAGCCGCCAAATCCCCATTCACACTGGTAAGCAAAAATGGATTAAAAAACAACACCCAAGCGATTAAAATCACCAAAAGCAAAATTCCAAGCATTCCGATTTCTTCCGGCTGAACCGTAAGAATATCTCCGATTAAATAGGAGGAATACTTTGCGAATCCTCCGGCAGCCGAAAGCAAAACCACTCCCAGAGCAAGACCGGTAGAAGCAAAAACTCCGATAATAGTATCTGCTGAAGAAGAAGCCTTCCGCATCACCGCAGAAATTCCCAGTGCAAACAAAAGTGCAAAACCCATCATCGAAATCAGATAATTATCAATTCCGAGCATGACACCGATCGCAATTCCAGTCAATGCAGAATGACCCAAGGCATCGCTAAAAAATGCCATTTTATTATTGACAATCATCGTCCCCACAAGTCCAAAAAGCGGGGTAATCAGAATGATTGCCAAAAGTGCATTCTTCATGTAACCAAATTCGGTCCATTGAAACGGCAGAAGTGTATCAACCAGACGATAAAACCATTCCATGCTCATCTTCCCCCTGCCAACTTTAATCCAAACGCTTCCTTAACAGCATTTGTCTGCATGACCTGATGAACCAGGCCACTCACTATGATTGTTTTGTCCAAAAGCGCTGCGCAGGTCGCGTATTTTTCTACATGTGCAAGATCATGGCTCACCAGCAAAATCGGCATGGCATGTTCCTTTCGCATCGCTGTTACCAAGTCATAAAAAGTCTCAATGCCCATGCGGTCAACTGCCGAAACCGGCTCATCTAAAAGGAGCAGGTCCGGTTTTGGATAGAGTGCGAAAGCAAGCAATACCCGCTGCATTTCACCACCAGAGAGCGTTCCCAGCCGTTTATCTAAAAGATTTTCCCTTGCACCAACTCTTTTGAGTATCTCCAATGCCTTTTGGCGCTGTTGCTTTCGATGTCCCAGCCAGACTGGAAACCGTGTCAAATTTGCGCAAAGCATATCTAAAACCGTCATTGGTGTATCTCTGTCAAACAGCATATTCTGCGGCACATATCCAATATGCGGGTGAGAGAGCAATTTCCCTTCCGGATTATGAAATGTAATCGAGCCTGTATAAGGAATACGCCCCAAAAGAGCTTTTAAAAGGGTCGTCTTTCCCGCTCCGTTTCTACCAATCAGCGCAAGAATTTCTCCATGATGAATATCAAGATTGACATCATGCAATAAAATCCCATCCCGCTTCGTCACACTTAAGTTTCGAATCTCTGTGCTGCATTTGCAGGTGGTTCTCTTCACCTCGTTCACGATAGGGCCTCCTTTAAAACTTCCATATTAGACCGCATCGCATCGAGATACGCATCTGGATCATTTGCGCCTGTCACGGCCGGATCTAAAGAATAGACTTTGATCCCACTTTCCTTTGCAACAATATCCGCAGCAGATTTTGGATACTGAGGCTCCGCAAAGACTGCTTTTACGCCGCTCTCTTCCACGATATGAATTGTTTCTGCCAGCTCTTTAGCACTTGGCTGACTATCCGGTTCACGGTTGACAACTTTTGCAATCGTCAAGCCGAATTCTTCCGCAAAATAAGGAAATGCCTCATGAAAGGTCACAATCGCTTTATTGGGAAGCGGGTCAACTGCTTGATGCATTTCTTCCCGCAGTGTTTTCAGTTTTTCTTCATACGCATGTGCATTTTCGCTATACTGCGCTGCATGCTCCGGATCTGCCTTTTGCAGCCCCTGTGAGAGGTTTTCCACCTGTAAAATTGCATTTGAAATGCTTACCCAAATATGTGGATTGGCCTCTTCATTCCCTTCTCCGGGAATCGTCTGAATCCCCTTGCTGCTGTTAATAATTTCAAGATTCGGCAGCTGCTGCGCAACTTTTTCGAGAAAGCTTTCCATCCCGTCTCCATTAATCAAAAAAACATCTGCACTGGAAAGATTCTGCATATCGGAAGACTGCAGTTGATAGTCATGCAGACACCCCGTCTGTTGACCAGCCATATTATCGACCGCAACATCCGGAATATTCTCTGTTAAGTTTAACGCCATAATATAAATCGGATAAAATGACGCTACAATTCGAAATTTTGCCGAATGTTCTTCCCTTCTTCCACATCCTGTCATTGTAAAAATCAGAAGTGCAGAAAGCAAAAAAGCTAATAACCGTTTCAAATGGAGCCTCCTAAATGCAAACTATTCGCATTTAATATCATAACATCCAATATTAAAAAAGTCAAGCAGCGAAAGCTTGTGTAAAAAATCCGCTCTGCATCTTTTGCAGAACGGATTTTGAATTAATTTGCTTGTTTCATCAAATCCCAAATCTGAGGGAGTTTCTTTTTAGCATCCTGAACGCCAAGCTGATAAATACTTTCCAATTTTTGAGGATCTTTTTCATAGCGGCTGATGTCAATGGGACGGCTCGGGCGGATTGCCAGTACATTTCCGGCCTGTTCCTGCCGGCGAACTACCTGCAGCTCGCTGTTATAAGTTTCTGCTCGCACCATCATCGTAGAAATCATTCCCGGGTACTGTCCGTAAACTGTACGCAGCATTGCAGGGGAAAAATCCGGTTTTAAATCTTTGCGATAAGAATAATCACGCGTCAAAACAACGACATGAAACTGATTTCCATCAAAGATCGAACGTTCCAACGGAATCGGAGCCGCGATTCCTCCATCAAGTAAAAACTTTCCATCCAATTTTACAACCTGTGATAGGAACGGCAATGAACTGGAAGCTTTTACTGCGGTAAATGATTCATCCAATGATTCTTTCGGATAATAAACTTCCATCCCGCTCATCAGATCCGTTGCACCCACAAAAAGCTGCATGGAAGAATGATAGAAAGTCTGATAATCAAATGGAATAAGCTCATGAAAAAGCTCACCGAAAAGAAAATCAAAATCGAAAAGGGAACCTTTTTCCTGCAGATTCTTTACGCTCACATATCGGTCATCTGTCGCATATTTCGAAAAGATTTGGTGATTTCGTCCTTTTTGTCGGGAAACATAGCTCAGTGCGTTACAAGCTCCTGCTGAAACGCCATAGACCTTTGGGAAAAAAATTTCTTCGTCCAAAAGGACATCCAAAACGCCACTGGTATAAGCGCCACGCATTCCGCCACCTTCCAGCACTAATCCGATTGACACGGTCGATTCCTCCAATTCCTGAATGTTTTGATTTTTTCCTATTATACCGAATTTTCCGCCAGAATACAAGCAATCAATCCTCGATTTTCTCAAAATAGGACTTGCATTTTTTCATCTAATCATATATAATAGATAAGCATTCAATTTTTGGACGTTTAGCTCAGCTGGCTAGAGCATCCGCTTGACGTGCGGAAGGTCATAGGTTCGAGTCCTATAACGTCCACCATATTAAAAGCCCCGAAGGATGGCGACAGAAAGCCATTTTCGGGGCTTTATTTTGCTGATTT
This genomic window from Caproicibacterium sp. BJN0003 contains:
- a CDS encoding metal ABC transporter ATP-binding protein, with protein sequence MNEVKRTTCKCSTEIRNLSVTKRDGILLHDVNLDIHHGEILALIGRNGAGKTTLLKALLGRIPYTGSITFHNPEGKLLSHPHIGYVPQNMLFDRDTPMTVLDMLCANLTRFPVWLGHRKQQRQKALEILKRVGARENLLDKRLGTLSGGEMQRVLLAFALYPKPDLLLLDEPVSAVDRMGIETFYDLVTAMRKEHAMPILLVSHDLAHVEKYATCAALLDKTIIVSGLVHQVMQTNAVKEAFGLKLAGGR
- a CDS encoding patatin-like phospholipase family protein, which translates into the protein MSIGLVLEGGGMRGAYTSGVLDVLLDEEIFFPKVYGVSAGACNALSYVSRQKGRNHQIFSKYATDDRYVSVKNLQEKGSLFDFDFLFGELFHELIPFDYQTFYHSSMQLFVGATDLMSGMEVYYPKESLDESFTAVKASSSLPFLSQVVKLDGKFLLDGGIAAPIPLERSIFDGNQFHVVVLTRDYSYRKDLKPDFSPAMLRTVYGQYPGMISTMMVRAETYNSELQVVRRQEQAGNVLAIRPSRPIDISRYEKDPQKLESIYQLGVQDAKKKLPQIWDLMKQAN
- a CDS encoding metal ABC transporter permease, whose translation is MEWFYRLVDTLLPFQWTEFGYMKNALLAIILITPLFGLVGTMIVNNKMAFFSDALGHSALTGIAIGVMLGIDNYLISMMGFALLFALGISAVMRKASSSADTIIGVFASTGLALGVVLLSAAGGFAKYSSYLIGDILTVQPEEIGMLGILLLVILIAWVLFFNPFLLTSVNGDLAASKNIPVGVIQQVFMMIVAVLVTVSIKWVGVLIINSLLVLPAAAARNVAKSMRSYHGLSVIFSVVSGISGLIISYYAGTAAGGTIVLVAAVIFFVSFFLGRRRMHVSA
- a CDS encoding metal ABC transporter substrate-binding protein; amino-acid sequence: MKRLLAFLLSALLIFTMTGCGRREEHSAKFRIVASFYPIYIMALNLTENIPDVAVDNMAGQQTGCLHDYQLQSSDMQNLSSADVFLINGDGMESFLEKVAQQLPNLEIINSSKGIQTIPGEGNEEANPHIWVSISNAILQVENLSQGLQKADPEHAAQYSENAHAYEEKLKTLREEMHQAVDPLPNKAIVTFHEAFPYFAEEFGLTIAKVVNREPDSQPSAKELAETIHIVEESGVKAVFAEPQYPKSAADIVAKESGIKVYSLDPAVTGANDPDAYLDAMRSNMEVLKEALS